Part of the Natronobacterium gregoryi SP2 genome, CTACAGTTACGACCTGGTGTTTCGCACCGGTGCCATCGTCCTCGCCGCAGTGGTCGTCGTCCTCTTGCTTCTCGAGCGAACGGACCGACTCCCGATCTGACACTATCGAATGCTGAACTGATCGGACTCTCCCTCGGCAAGTGTCGCTTTCTCTCGCAGTTTTACGATCCGCCCCGTCGAGGTCGACTCGATGTCGGCCGCGGCGTCGACGTGCTCGAGAGTACCGAGCAACTGCGCTCGTGGAGGGTTCTGGGCCGCGCCGCAGTCGTAGATGGTGAGGAGGCCACGGTCGCTGTCCTCGCGGTCGTAGACGACGACGTGGGCGTGGTTCGGAAGCCGCCACTCGTCGTCGCCGGTGGGTGGAAGGTGGTTCATACCCGAAGTCCGCTCACTGCGGTTCGAACCGATGGAGTACGACTTCGCTGTCGTCGTTCCACTCGAACTCGTCGTGAGAGCGCTCGAGCAGTCGGCGGTACCCCTCGAGGTCGTCCATCCCCTCGGCCTGAGCGTCTTCGTCGGTGAGATCGCCGAGGGTTCGCTCGGCCACCTCTCGCACTTCGAAGGTGGTGTCCTCGATGGTGAACGTGTCGCCCTCGTCGGCGTACTGGTGCCCACGGTGGATCTGGGTGACCTCGCCCTCGAGGGCCTGCTGTTTCGTGCGGTCGTTCGGCAGGAGTTCGCCGGGTTCGATGTCGGCCATAGTCTGTGGTCGGACGCCGGGAGCAAAACCGTTTGGTCCGGACCCAAACGACGAACCGGTCGGCAAGACTTATGACACGTGGCAAATAGGTCTCGGGTATGGTCTTTCAATCCGCGATCGCTCGACTCCGGACCGGATTCGCGATCGCGAAAGCATCGTTCGGCGTTCTCCGCCGCGAGAAGTGGTTGCTCGCGTTCCCGATCCTGTACGGTTTCGCTGTGATCGTCGGCCTCGTCGGCTTGCTTGCCGGACTCGTGGTCGTCGTCTTCGGCTCCGCGATCGGCGTCGCTGCTCTCGAGAGCGTCGCCGTCGACGTCGGCGGCAGCGAAACCGTCACAGCGGTGCTCGGACTCGTCGGCTCCTTTCTCTTTCTGTTCGCTGCGACCGCGGTTGCGACGTTTTTCAGTGCCGCACTCGTTCACTCGGTGGGGAAGTTGTTCGCCGGCGAGCCGACCGGCGTGCGTGACGGGCTGGCCGGTGCCTGGGAGTCGAAGCGGACGATCTTCGCGTGGGGCTTCGTCGGGGCCGCCGTCGGAATGGTGTTTCGTGCCCTCGAGAGCCAGGAGGGGAAACTCGCCGCGACCGTCAGAGCGATCGCCGGCTTCGCCTGGTTCGCGATGACGTTTTTCATCGTCCCAGTGATCGTCTTCCGGGATAGCGGCGTCCGCGAGTCGATGCACGACAGCGTCACCCTGTTCCGTGAGACGTGGGGCGAGGTCGGCGGGATCAGCCTCGGAATCGGCCTCGTCACGATAGCAGCCGCGATCCCGGTTCTCGGTCTCGGGATCGGCGCGCCCGTGTTCTTGCTCGAAACGCCCGGCACAGTGCTCCCGTACACGATCGGCCCGACCGTCGCGTTGCTGGTCGGCATCGCGCTCGTCCACAACGCTGCGACTGCGATCGCAAAGACCGCGCTGTATCGATACGCCGATGCCGGCGAGCTACCACCGGCGTTTGACGGCATCGATCCCGACGACCTCGTGCGGTCCAGACGCCGCTCTCGAGCGACGATGGGCGGAGGGCAGGGCAGCCAGCCGGGGAAGATATAGCCCGACCCGCAAGCGCGGTCCCGGTCTCCCGACGGAAGGGAAGATTCTTCCGACTGCCCGCCGGATGGATAGCCATGAGCCAATTTACGGTGACCGGTCAGTTCAAGACCCGCGACGGCCACGCGGAGTTCGAGAAGACGATCGACGCCGAAAACGAGAACGTCGCCCGCGAGCACATCCTCTCGCAACTCGGGAGCCAGCACGGACTCAAACGCACCGAGATCGATCTCGAGGAGGTCGGCCAATGAGCCAGCAGCAACTCCAGCAGCTCTCGCAAGAACTCCAGGAGATCCAACAGCAGATCGAGGCCCTCGAAACCAGCGTCGAGGAGATTCAACAGGAGAAAGTCGAAGTCGACGAGGCAATCGAAGCTCTGGGCACCCTCGAGTCGGGTTCGACGGTGCAGATGCCGATCGGCGGTGGCGCGTACCTCCGGGCCACGATCGAGGATATCGACGAAGCGATCGTCGAACTCGGTGCCGACTACGCCGCCGAGTTCGAAGAAGACGACGCCGTTTCCGCCCTCGAGAACAAGAAAGAACACCTCGACGACCAGATCTCAGAAGTCAACGAGGAAATCGCCGAACTCGAAAGCGAAAGCGAGAAACTCGAACAGCAGGCCCAGCAGCTCCAACAGCAGACGATGCAACAGCAGATGCAGCAGATGGGGCAGGGCCAAGGCCAGGAACCGGACGAATAAGCCCCACTCGCAGCGACGACGTCGACCACTTTCGTCACGCTAGTAACCGCGATCCACACCACGAGTCATGTTCGACAACCTGAAAGACAAGCTCGGGAGCTTCCGCAAGGACGCCGAAGAAGCCGCCGAAGAGAACGTCGAAGAAGTCGACGAAGAGTCAGCCGAAACGGACGAGCCGTCCGAGACAGCAGACGGGGCTGGTGTGGAAGAGACGGGAGTCAACACCGCAACCGGCGTCGAGGCCGCCGGTACGGGTGCCGAACTCGAGTCGGAGTCGGCAAAGACACCGGAGCCGGACGAAAAACCGGAAGCGGTCGACGCGACGACCGATATCGGCGACGACGATCCCGGCTTCGGCCACAAGGCCAAATCCCTCGTGACGGGTAAGTTCGTCATCGAGGAGGAGGAACTGGAGGACTCTCTGCACGAACTCGAGATGGCGTTGCTCTCGAGTGACGTCGAAATGAGCGTTGCCGACGAGAT contains:
- a CDS encoding ASCH domain-containing protein yields the protein MADIEPGELLPNDRTKQQALEGEVTQIHRGHQYADEGDTFTIEDTTFEVREVAERTLGDLTDEDAQAEGMDDLEGYRRLLERSHDEFEWNDDSEVVLHRFEPQ
- a CDS encoding DUF6159 family protein, with translation MVFQSAIARLRTGFAIAKASFGVLRREKWLLAFPILYGFAVIVGLVGLLAGLVVVVFGSAIGVAALESVAVDVGGSETVTAVLGLVGSFLFLFAATAVATFFSAALVHSVGKLFAGEPTGVRDGLAGAWESKRTIFAWGFVGAAVGMVFRALESQEGKLAATVRAIAGFAWFAMTFFIVPVIVFRDSGVRESMHDSVTLFRETWGEVGGISLGIGLVTIAAAIPVLGLGIGAPVFLLETPGTVLPYTIGPTVALLVGIALVHNAATAIAKTALYRYADAGELPPAFDGIDPDDLVRSRRRSRATMGGGQGSQPGKI
- the rpl18a gene encoding 50S ribosomal protein L18Ae, encoding MSQFTVTGQFKTRDGHAEFEKTIDAENENVAREHILSQLGSQHGLKRTEIDLEEVGQ
- the pfdA gene encoding prefoldin subunit alpha, encoding MSQQQLQQLSQELQEIQQQIEALETSVEEIQQEKVEVDEAIEALGTLESGSTVQMPIGGGAYLRATIEDIDEAIVELGADYAAEFEEDDAVSALENKKEHLDDQISEVNEEIAELESESEKLEQQAQQLQQQTMQQQMQQMGQGQGQEPDE